From Actinopolyspora lacussalsi, a single genomic window includes:
- a CDS encoding signal transduction histidine kinase/phage shock protein PspC (stress-responsive transcriptional regulator) (product_source=COG4585/COG1983; cath_funfam=3.30.565.10; cog=COG1983,COG4585; pfam=PF04024; superfamily=55874; transmembrane_helix_parts=Inside_1_26,TMhelix_27_45,Outside_46_48,TMhelix_49_71,Inside_72_91,TMhelix_92_114,Outside_115_156,TMhelix_157_179,Inside_180_185,TMhelix_186_208,Outside_209_438): protein MSERRTRPMYVSGTDIPRLYRRRSGRVVAGVAIGISDHLGFPVVWVRAVFAMLAALGGAGILGYGLLWIFVRQRSDIVGTESERERRQGVGLLLLGVGLAAVVASVSAVPPWLVGALGATLVGGAVIWREADESQRGQWREGARSSIVGLFGDGGRAGVLRLLAGVALVFLGLCAFVLATIGSEVPVVLAAVVATLIGVALLTVPWWMRLSGDLDVERSTRIRSQERAELAAHLHDSVLQTLALIQKQAGAEREVRRLARSQERELRRWLYGPGGYSGSSRPMSHAPTASPGTPGEEAATTGEFERLPEETLAAELARICGEVEDAFAITVQHVVVGDGPLDEPLRAVLAAAREAIVNAAKHAGVDEVSVYAESQPDRVELFVRDRGVGFDPDEVDPDRHGLTESIRGRMERNGGRVRLRTSPGAGTEIHLDLPREEQ, encoded by the coding sequence ATGTCCGAGCGACGGACCCGGCCGATGTACGTCAGCGGGACCGACATCCCACGGCTCTACCGGCGCCGCTCCGGCCGGGTGGTGGCCGGTGTGGCGATCGGGATCTCGGATCACCTGGGGTTCCCGGTGGTGTGGGTTCGTGCCGTGTTCGCGATGCTGGCCGCGCTCGGCGGTGCGGGCATCCTCGGTTACGGGCTGCTGTGGATCTTCGTGCGGCAGCGTTCCGACATCGTCGGTACCGAGTCGGAACGCGAGCGCAGGCAGGGGGTGGGGCTGCTGCTGCTCGGCGTCGGACTGGCCGCGGTCGTGGCCTCGGTCAGTGCCGTACCGCCGTGGCTGGTCGGTGCGCTGGGGGCGACGCTGGTCGGCGGTGCGGTCATCTGGCGGGAGGCCGACGAGTCGCAGCGCGGTCAGTGGCGCGAGGGGGCCCGTTCCAGCATCGTGGGGCTGTTCGGCGACGGTGGGCGTGCCGGGGTGCTGCGGCTGTTGGCGGGAGTGGCGCTGGTCTTCCTCGGGTTGTGCGCGTTCGTGCTCGCCACCATCGGTAGCGAGGTGCCCGTGGTGCTCGCCGCCGTGGTGGCGACGCTGATCGGCGTGGCACTGCTGACCGTGCCGTGGTGGATGCGGTTGAGCGGGGACCTCGATGTGGAGCGCTCCACCCGGATTCGTTCGCAGGAGCGCGCCGAACTCGCGGCGCATCTGCACGACTCGGTGCTGCAGACCCTGGCGCTGATCCAGAAGCAGGCCGGGGCCGAGCGGGAGGTGCGCCGGCTGGCGCGGAGTCAGGAGCGCGAGCTGCGCCGCTGGTTGTACGGCCCCGGTGGTTACAGTGGTTCCTCGCGGCCGATGAGCCACGCCCCCACGGCCTCGCCGGGAACTCCGGGCGAGGAAGCGGCGACGACCGGTGAGTTCGAACGGCTCCCGGAGGAGACGCTGGCCGCCGAACTGGCGCGGATCTGCGGTGAGGTCGAGGACGCCTTCGCGATCACGGTGCAGCACGTCGTCGTGGGCGACGGTCCGCTGGACGAGCCGCTGCGCGCGGTACTGGCCGCCGCGCGGGAGGCCATCGTCAACGCCGCCAAGCACGCGGGGGTCGACGAGGTCAGCGTCTACGCCGAGTCACAGCCCGACCGGGTGGAGTTGTTCGTCCGGGACAGGGGGGTGGGATTCGACCCCGACGAGGTGGATCCCGATCGGCACGGACTGACCGAGTCGATCCGGGGCAGGATGGAACGCAACGGCGGACGGGTGCGGTTGCGCACTTCGCCCGGGGCGGGGACCGAGATACATCTGGACCTGCCGCGAGAAGAGCAGTGA
- a CDS encoding uncharacterized protein (DUF2267 family) (product_source=COG5502; cath_funfam=1.20.1590.10; cog=COG5502; pfam=PF10025), protein MQYHEFLAAVEKHGGPTERDHADQASKIVLATIGQRLAGQEPRDLASQLPPELQEPLLQHTGEDEIGDDLDDFLRRVADREGRGCDPETALTHSQAVLGTIAEFVSAGEIDDLRSQLPAGYAPLFQQPR, encoded by the coding sequence ATGCAGTATCACGAGTTTCTCGCCGCCGTGGAAAAGCACGGCGGGCCGACCGAACGGGACCACGCCGATCAGGCGAGCAAGATCGTACTCGCCACCATCGGTCAGCGCTTGGCCGGACAGGAGCCCAGGGATCTGGCCAGTCAGTTGCCTCCCGAACTGCAGGAGCCCCTGCTGCAGCACACGGGGGAGGACGAGATCGGAGACGACCTGGACGACTTCCTGCGGCGGGTCGCCGATCGTGAGGGTCGCGGCTGTGACCCCGAGACGGCGTTGACCCACTCCCAGGCGGTGCTGGGCACGATCGCCGAGTTCGTCTCCGCCGGTGAGATCGACGACCTGCGGTCCCAACTGCCCGCGGGTTACGCTCCGCTGTTCCAGCAGCCGCGGTAG
- a CDS encoding uncharacterized protein (DUF2267 family) (product_source=COG5502; cog=COG5502; pfam=PF10025; superfamily=48498), whose amino-acid sequence MDYEEMVTALRRHLEPGVPNPETVLAATVQALGESAWNVAAELRAHLPRQLGEVQPAGPGEPLSVDAFLDRIGQLSGAQDSEQAQEYGRAGVAVVSQALPAVQLRRLLHELPEDYATLLPSDSGLSATADTLLAEVRRRVAFDDTEQARQLTQAVLGVTAQAVSQGEVDRLTGALPPEIGALLDTREFAQHTDTDRFLAEIARRSDVTEPDLVRDHTAAVFNVLGEWAPEETADTLDQLPKPVAALARGR is encoded by the coding sequence ATGGACTACGAGGAGATGGTCACCGCGCTGCGGCGACACTTGGAGCCCGGCGTCCCGAACCCCGAAACGGTGCTGGCCGCCACGGTTCAGGCCCTCGGTGAAAGTGCCTGGAACGTGGCCGCCGAGCTGCGGGCGCATCTTCCCCGGCAGTTGGGGGAGGTTCAGCCCGCCGGGCCCGGCGAGCCGCTCTCGGTGGACGCCTTCCTCGACCGCATCGGCCAGTTGAGTGGTGCCCAGGACTCCGAGCAGGCCCAGGAGTACGGCCGGGCGGGGGTGGCCGTGGTCAGCCAAGCGCTTCCAGCGGTACAGCTGCGCCGACTGCTGCACGAGCTGCCCGAGGACTACGCGACGCTGCTTCCCAGCGACAGCGGCCTGAGCGCCACGGCGGACACGTTGTTGGCCGAGGTGCGTCGTCGCGTCGCCTTCGACGATACGGAGCAGGCTCGGCAGCTGACCCAGGCGGTGCTGGGGGTGACGGCGCAGGCCGTCAGCCAGGGTGAGGTCGACCGGCTCACCGGTGCTCTTCCGCCGGAGATCGGGGCTCTCCTCGACACGCGGGAATTCGCCCAGCACACCGACACCGATCGCTTCCTGGCGGAGATCGCCCGACGCAGTGACGTGACCGAGCCGGACCTCGTTCGGGACCACACCGCGGCCGTGTTCAACGTGCTGGGCGAGTGGGCTCCCGAGGAGACGGCTGACACCCTCGATCAGCTTCCCAAGCCGGTGGCCGCACTCGCGAGGGGCCGGTGA
- a CDS encoding GMP synthase (glutamine-hydrolyzing) (product_source=KO:K01951; cath_funfam=3.30.300.10,3.40.50.620,3.40.50.880; cog=COG0518,COG0519; ko=KO:K01951; pfam=PF00117,PF00958; superfamily=52317,52402; tigrfam=TIGR00884,TIGR00888), whose product MSDTTGGIDPAGQTAERGRPGNGPVLVVDFGAQYAQLIARRVREAQVYSEVVPHDTPVEEMLRRDPAAIVLSGGPASVYAADAPQVDAELFRSGVPVLGICYGFQAMTRALGGTVEHTGTREFGRTELSVCSAGGTLHQELPDHHPVWMSHGDSVSKAPEGFRVIAETADTPVAAFENPESGLAGVQYHPEVAHSPHGQEVLRRFLHDIAGIRPKWTTTSIVDETVTAIRERIGDARAICALSGGVDSAVAGALVNKAVGDQLTCVFVDHGLLRSGERTQVERDFVAATGARLVVIDAVEQFTHALAGVTDPEEKRKIIGREFIRTFERAARELQEEAGQAGERVEYLVQGTLYPDVVESGGGSGTANIKSHHNVGGLPEDLQFDLVEPLRALFKDEVRRVGLEMGLPETIVHRQPFPGPGLAIRIIGEVTPQRLATLRAADAIAREELTASGVDRDIWQCPVVLLADVQSVGVQGDGRTYGHPVVLRPVSSEDAMTADWTRLPYEALERISTRITNEVADVNRVTLDVTSKPPGTIEWE is encoded by the coding sequence GTGTCCGACACCACAGGCGGTATCGACCCCGCCGGGCAGACTGCTGAGCGAGGACGACCCGGTAACGGTCCCGTCCTGGTGGTCGACTTCGGCGCGCAGTACGCGCAGCTGATCGCCCGCCGGGTACGCGAGGCGCAGGTCTATTCCGAGGTGGTCCCGCACGACACGCCCGTCGAGGAGATGCTGCGCCGCGACCCCGCCGCCATCGTGCTCTCCGGCGGCCCCGCCAGCGTCTACGCGGCCGACGCGCCGCAGGTGGACGCGGAACTGTTCCGCTCCGGAGTGCCCGTGCTGGGGATCTGCTACGGCTTCCAGGCCATGACCAGGGCACTCGGCGGCACCGTCGAGCACACCGGCACCAGGGAGTTCGGGCGTACCGAGCTGTCGGTGTGTTCCGCGGGCGGGACGTTGCACCAGGAGCTCCCGGATCACCACCCGGTCTGGATGAGTCACGGTGACTCGGTGAGCAAGGCTCCCGAGGGATTCCGGGTGATCGCCGAGACCGCCGACACGCCGGTCGCCGCCTTCGAGAACCCGGAGAGCGGCCTGGCCGGGGTGCAGTACCATCCCGAGGTGGCGCACTCGCCGCACGGCCAGGAAGTGCTGCGCCGCTTCCTGCACGACATCGCCGGTATCCGACCGAAGTGGACCACCACCTCGATCGTGGACGAGACCGTCACGGCCATCCGCGAGCGGATCGGGGACGCCCGCGCCATCTGCGCACTCTCCGGCGGTGTGGACTCGGCCGTGGCCGGTGCGCTGGTCAACAAGGCGGTCGGTGATCAGCTGACCTGCGTGTTCGTCGACCACGGGCTGCTGCGTTCCGGGGAGCGCACCCAGGTCGAGCGTGACTTCGTCGCCGCCACCGGAGCTCGGCTGGTCGTGATCGACGCCGTGGAGCAGTTCACCCACGCGCTGGCGGGTGTCACCGACCCCGAGGAGAAGCGCAAGATCATCGGGCGCGAGTTCATCCGCACCTTCGAGCGCGCCGCGCGCGAGCTGCAGGAGGAAGCCGGTCAGGCCGGTGAGCGGGTCGAGTACCTGGTGCAGGGCACGCTCTACCCGGATGTCGTCGAGTCCGGGGGAGGCAGCGGCACGGCCAACATCAAGAGCCACCACAACGTCGGCGGGCTGCCCGAGGACCTGCAGTTCGACCTGGTCGAACCGTTGCGCGCGCTGTTCAAGGACGAGGTGCGCCGGGTCGGGCTGGAGATGGGGTTGCCCGAGACCATCGTGCACCGGCAGCCGTTCCCCGGTCCGGGGCTGGCCATCCGCATCATCGGCGAGGTCACGCCGCAGCGGTTGGCGACGCTGCGTGCGGCGGACGCGATCGCCCGCGAGGAGCTGACCGCCTCCGGCGTCGACCGCGACATCTGGCAGTGCCCGGTGGTGCTGCTCGCCGACGTGCAGTCGGTCGGTGTGCAGGGCGACGGGCGCACCTACGGTCACCCGGTGGTGCTGCGTCCGGTGTCCAGCGAGGACGCCATGACGGCGGACTGGACCAGGCTGCCCTACGAGGCGCTGGAGCGGATCTCGACCCGGATCACCAACGAGGTCGCCGACGTCAACCGGGTGACGCTGGACGTGACGTCCAAGCCCCCGGGCACCATCGAGTGGGAGTGA
- a CDS encoding phage shock protein PspC (stress-responsive transcriptional regulator) (product_source=COG1983; cog=COG1983; pfam=PF04024; transmembrane_helix_parts=Inside_1_87,TMhelix_88_110,Outside_111_124,TMhelix_125_147,Inside_148_342,TMhelix_343_365,Outside_366_369,TMhelix_370_388,Inside_389_392,TMhelix_393_412,Outside_413_536), which yields MNGGTTDGGGQYEGGGQYADARAHSGPSGTGSGGTARPGGSNGARGTWAEIKGTFRDFWETRPTRPSEGRKIAGVAAALGNRYGVDPVLLRVVFVIGTFYGGAGLLFYLLGWATLPKSSDAPGNTAVRLAVLALITVVFVPVSLAAFDMPGVFGLALGVLALYLLHRHFGDRVPPGQSYGPGGQYGTGGTATTDMAPQPGMSATGESGTYETTVSGPTGAETERYAIGSSGTTASPESPGPPESPASPESPGPPESPASPESPGPPESPGPPESPGPTETTTRSEAPPYGPPVSGPPAPEPPRYPTERFAQPPNQPPPTGWTHPANEPRPPERGSAGSRGPRYSITLATLGIALLVGGFGIALGLAAVKIWALMLGVIGCGMLVGSFLRRGRWLILFAVPVVLAAMLSTVLPERPWEGYTNAIEAPENATELASEYSGSLGNVTLRLENMRFPADREVATDVALGMGTVTVHLPPETDARVTCASDLGRVDCLGNEHSGRDIRVTENDLGTDGPGGGSVRLNLMTETGSVEVIRGY from the coding sequence ATGAACGGCGGAACGACCGACGGCGGCGGGCAGTACGAGGGTGGCGGGCAGTACGCCGACGCCCGCGCACACAGCGGTCCGAGCGGTACCGGTTCGGGGGGTACCGCTCGGCCCGGCGGCTCCAACGGTGCGCGGGGAACGTGGGCGGAGATCAAGGGAACCTTCCGCGATTTCTGGGAGACCAGGCCCACGCGCCCCTCCGAGGGGCGCAAGATCGCGGGTGTGGCCGCCGCGCTCGGCAATCGCTACGGCGTGGATCCGGTGCTGCTGCGGGTGGTGTTCGTGATCGGCACCTTCTACGGCGGTGCCGGACTGCTGTTCTACCTGCTCGGCTGGGCGACGTTGCCGAAGTCGAGCGACGCACCGGGCAACACCGCCGTTCGACTGGCGGTACTCGCCCTGATAACGGTGGTGTTCGTCCCGGTCTCGCTCGCCGCGTTCGACATGCCGGGCGTGTTCGGGCTGGCGCTGGGGGTGCTGGCGCTGTACCTGCTGCACCGGCATTTCGGCGATCGCGTCCCCCCTGGGCAGTCGTACGGCCCCGGGGGGCAGTACGGGACCGGGGGGACGGCGACGACCGACATGGCACCGCAGCCGGGGATGTCCGCGACGGGAGAATCCGGGACGTACGAAACGACGGTGTCCGGGCCGACGGGCGCGGAAACGGAACGGTACGCGATCGGCTCCTCCGGGACCACAGCGTCACCCGAGAGCCCAGGGCCACCCGAGAGCCCAGCGTCACCCGAGAGCCCAGGGCCACCCGAGAGCCCAGCGTCACCCGAGAGCCCAGGGCCACCCGAGAGCCCAGGGCCACCCGAGAGCCCAGGGCCAACCGAGACGACCACCCGATCCGAGGCGCCCCCGTACGGGCCACCCGTGTCGGGACCACCCGCCCCGGAGCCACCCCGCTACCCGACCGAGCGGTTCGCTCAGCCGCCGAACCAACCACCACCCACCGGTTGGACGCACCCTGCCAACGAACCGCGGCCTCCGGAGCGGGGATCCGCCGGAAGCCGCGGGCCGCGTTACTCGATCACACTGGCGACGTTGGGAATCGCGCTGCTGGTGGGCGGCTTCGGGATAGCCCTCGGGCTGGCGGCGGTGAAGATCTGGGCGCTGATGCTCGGAGTGATCGGCTGCGGAATGCTGGTGGGCTCCTTCCTGCGCCGGGGGCGCTGGCTCATCCTGTTCGCGGTCCCCGTGGTGCTGGCGGCGATGCTGTCCACGGTGCTTCCGGAGCGACCGTGGGAGGGCTACACCAACGCGATCGAGGCCCCGGAGAACGCCACGGAACTGGCCTCGGAGTACTCCGGCTCGCTGGGAAACGTCACCCTGCGTCTGGAGAACATGCGGTTTCCCGCGGACAGGGAGGTCGCCACCGATGTGGCCCTGGGCATGGGCACGGTGACCGTCCACCTCCCGCCGGAGACCGACGCGCGGGTCACCTGTGCCAGTGATCTGGGGCGGGTGGACTGCCTCGGCAACGAGCACTCGGGCAGGGACATCCGGGTCACCGAGAACGACCTCGGCACCGACGGTCCCGGCGGCGGTTCCGTCCGGCTGAACCTGATGACGGAGACGGGAAGCGTGGAGGTGATCCGTGGCTACTGA
- a CDS encoding hypothetical protein (product_source=Hypo-rule applied; transmembrane_helix_parts=Inside_1_27,TMhelix_28_50,Outside_51_54,TMhelix_55_72,Inside_73_75) encodes MATEQHQPRPEPVTENKNGGARRFSPDPVTLTAGIMTVAASIYFLVGGGWSTQRVLAFAAAAIGVIMLVASLRRS; translated from the coding sequence GTGGCTACTGAGCAGCACCAACCAAGGCCGGAGCCCGTGACCGAGAACAAGAACGGCGGAGCACGCCGGTTCAGCCCGGATCCGGTCACCCTGACCGCGGGAATCATGACCGTGGCGGCGTCGATCTACTTCCTCGTCGGCGGGGGCTGGTCCACGCAGCGCGTACTGGCCTTCGCGGCGGCGGCCATCGGAGTGATCATGCTGGTGGCCTCGCTGCGCAGGAGCTGA
- a CDS encoding DNA-binding NarL/FixJ family response regulator (product_source=COG2197; cath_funfam=1.10.10.10,3.40.50.2300; cog=COG2197; pfam=PF00072,PF00196; smart=SM00421,SM00448; superfamily=46894,52172) — protein MAERADEWRDPAARADGPPGGSPVDGSPVDGSPVDDSPADDSPADDSGAATGEQGPVGVYLVDDHALFRAGVRAELAAFEDRVRVLGEAGSVAEAVAGIEHLRPAVVLLDVHMPDGGGAEVLRRVRERGVGVVFLALSVSDAAEDVITVIRGGARGYVTKTISGRELADAVRRVAAGDAVFSPRLAGFVLDAFSQGASSAEVSDPELDQLTRRERDVLRLLARGYSYREIGSELFISVKTVETHVSSVLRKTQLSNRYELSKWASDRRLV, from the coding sequence ATGGCAGAGCGAGCGGACGAGTGGCGGGACCCGGCAGCGCGTGCCGACGGCCCGCCGGGTGGCAGTCCAGTGGATGGCAGCCCAGTGGATGGCAGCCCAGTGGACGACAGCCCAGCGGACGACAGCCCAGCGGACGACAGCGGTGCGGCGACCGGCGAGCAGGGGCCGGTCGGGGTCTACCTCGTCGACGATCACGCGCTGTTCCGAGCCGGCGTTCGCGCCGAGCTCGCCGCGTTCGAGGACCGGGTTCGGGTGCTGGGTGAGGCGGGATCGGTGGCCGAGGCCGTGGCGGGCATCGAGCACCTGCGTCCCGCCGTGGTGCTGCTCGACGTGCACATGCCCGACGGCGGGGGTGCCGAGGTGCTGCGCCGGGTGCGCGAGCGGGGGGTCGGCGTCGTCTTTCTCGCCCTCTCGGTTTCCGACGCCGCGGAGGACGTCATCACGGTGATTCGCGGTGGGGCGCGCGGCTACGTCACAAAGACGATCTCGGGCCGCGAACTCGCCGACGCCGTTCGCCGTGTCGCGGCGGGCGACGCGGTCTTCTCACCACGGCTGGCGGGATTCGTGCTGGACGCCTTCTCGCAGGGCGCCAGCTCGGCGGAGGTGAGTGACCCGGAGCTGGACCAGCTCACCCGCAGGGAGCGGGACGTGCTGCGGTTGCTGGCGAGGGGTTATTCCTACCGCGAGATCGGTTCCGAGCTGTTCATCTCGGTCAAGACCGTCGAGACCCACGTTTCCAGCGTGCTGCGCAAGACCCAGCTGTCCAACCGCTACGAGCTGTCCAAGTGGGCCTCCGATCGGCGGCTGGTCTGA
- a CDS encoding DNA-binding transcriptional LysR family regulator (product_source=COG0583; cath_funfam=1.10.10.10,3.40.190.10; cog=COG0583; pfam=PF00126,PF03466; superfamily=46785,53850), with protein sequence MLDVRRMQVLRAVVNSGSVSAAANNLGYTPSAISQQLSTLEREAGLSLLEKVGRGVRPTAAGTMLAERAGDLSELLSKTESELAGMRAGDSGVLRLRFFQSASVALIPPAVAAFRDRYPRVRLDLGMQEEGMLDRVAEGDADLAVIVVGRDVPSVSGVRLLHLVDEPYRVVLPVGHPLCSEEYIDLARLSEESWIQDSVGSGPCAESLYDAFAAAGFTPHLALESDSPQSSQGFVAAGMGISLVPRLGLDPVHPGVEVRPLRNPEPVRRIYVAVRESVVHAPNTAALLQVLRETAQA encoded by the coding sequence ATGTTGGATGTCCGGCGGATGCAGGTGCTGCGAGCCGTGGTCAACAGCGGTTCGGTGAGTGCTGCCGCGAACAACCTGGGTTACACCCCTTCGGCCATCAGCCAGCAACTCAGCACGCTGGAACGAGAGGCCGGGCTGTCGTTGTTGGAGAAGGTGGGCCGGGGAGTCCGGCCCACCGCGGCCGGGACGATGCTGGCCGAACGGGCCGGGGACCTCTCCGAACTGTTGTCCAAAACGGAGAGTGAGCTCGCGGGAATGCGTGCCGGGGATTCCGGCGTGCTGCGCCTGCGGTTCTTCCAGAGCGCCAGCGTCGCGCTGATCCCGCCCGCCGTGGCCGCCTTCCGGGACAGGTATCCGCGGGTTCGGCTGGACCTGGGAATGCAGGAGGAGGGAATGCTGGATCGGGTCGCCGAGGGCGACGCGGATCTGGCCGTGATCGTGGTGGGACGTGATGTCCCCTCGGTCTCCGGCGTTCGACTGCTGCACCTGGTCGACGAGCCCTACCGCGTGGTGCTGCCCGTGGGGCACCCGCTCTGCTCGGAGGAGTACATCGACCTGGCCCGGCTCTCCGAGGAGTCCTGGATCCAGGACTCCGTGGGGTCTGGACCGTGCGCGGAGTCGCTCTACGACGCGTTCGCCGCCGCCGGATTCACGCCGCACCTGGCGCTCGAATCGGACAGTCCACAGTCGTCACAAGGGTTCGTCGCGGCGGGGATGGGGATATCGCTCGTCCCACGACTGGGACTGGATCCGGTGCATCCGGGTGTGGAGGTACGGCCGTTGCGCAATCCCGAACCGGTCCGTCGGATCTACGTGGCCGTACGGGAGTCGGTGGTGCACGCCCCCAACACGGCGGCCTTGCTGCAGGTCCTCCGCGAGACCGCGCAGGCATAG
- a CDS encoding drug/metabolite transporter (DMT)-like permease (product_source=COG0697; cog=COG0697; pfam=PF00892; superfamily=103481; transmembrane_helix_parts=Inside_1_32,TMhelix_33_52,Outside_53_66,TMhelix_67_89,Inside_90_95,TMhelix_96_115,Outside_116_124,TMhelix_125_147,Inside_148_155,TMhelix_156_175,Outside_176_178,TMhelix_179_201,Inside_202_213,TMhelix_214_236,Outside_237_245,TMhelix_246_268,Inside_269_280,TMhelix_281_300,Outside_301_303,TMhelix_304_326,Inside_327_346): MLIRLGTHRVGGDWFTTTTGLLWRTSVYNRANYVRLLTLALLWGASFLFIKLGLEAMSPTQVAFSRITLGAVVLVGLCLLNGLPLVNPASPEGRRLWGSIAGAAVFSNVLPWVLFGLGERTVDSGIAGVLNATTPLWTVVFGLAFGTQRSLPPPRLLGLLLGFSGVVVILAPWNGSSGLLGWGALACLGAAMSYGLGFVYIGRGLSGSGPDGQRLSPLTVGAMQMSAATGIAVLTLPLGGLGPVELAPVPLLAVGVLGVFGTGFAFALQLRIVSDEGATTASTVTYLMPIVSVLLGWMVLDESFGPRVLLGMLIVLVGVALSRTNVRGDRKSRNGAERKTPEPARD, translated from the coding sequence GTGCTTATCCGACTCGGCACCCATCGTGTTGGTGGTGACTGGTTCACCACGACGACCGGCCTGCTGTGGAGGACTTCCGTGTACAACCGCGCCAACTACGTGCGGCTGCTTACGCTCGCGCTGCTGTGGGGAGCGAGCTTCCTGTTCATCAAACTGGGGCTGGAGGCGATGTCGCCCACCCAGGTGGCGTTCTCCCGGATCACGCTCGGCGCGGTCGTGCTGGTGGGTCTGTGCCTGCTGAACGGTCTTCCTCTCGTCAACCCCGCATCGCCCGAGGGGCGACGGCTGTGGGGCAGCATCGCGGGCGCCGCGGTGTTCAGCAACGTGCTGCCGTGGGTGCTGTTCGGCCTGGGCGAGCGCACCGTCGACTCCGGCATCGCGGGGGTGCTCAACGCGACCACACCGTTGTGGACCGTGGTGTTCGGACTCGCGTTCGGAACGCAGCGTTCCCTGCCCCCACCGCGATTGTTGGGGCTGCTGCTGGGTTTCTCGGGGGTGGTGGTGATCCTGGCGCCCTGGAACGGTTCGAGCGGCCTCCTGGGATGGGGTGCGCTCGCCTGCCTGGGCGCCGCGATGAGCTACGGGCTCGGTTTCGTCTACATTGGGCGCGGCCTGAGCGGGTCCGGTCCCGACGGGCAGCGGCTGTCACCGCTGACGGTCGGCGCGATGCAGATGTCGGCGGCGACCGGGATCGCGGTGCTGACCCTGCCGCTGGGCGGTCTGGGGCCGGTCGAGCTCGCGCCGGTTCCGCTGCTGGCGGTGGGTGTGCTGGGAGTGTTCGGCACCGGATTCGCGTTCGCGCTGCAACTGCGGATCGTCTCCGACGAGGGAGCGACCACCGCCTCCACCGTCACGTACCTGATGCCCATCGTCTCGGTGCTGCTGGGCTGGATGGTGCTCGACGAGAGCTTCGGCCCGCGCGTGCTGCTCGGGATGCTGATCGTGCTGGTGGGAGTGGCCCTGAGCCGCACGAACGTGCGCGGCGACCGGAAGTCCCGTAACGGCGCCGAGCGGAAAACCCCGGAACCGGCGCGCGACTGA